The stretch of DNA TATATGCGGCCAACGTTGAATGGCGGTCTTCTGTATCTGTGTCCATAAACTAATCCCCATTTGCGGATGGATGCGGGAGTAAATTTGCTGCCCTTACCTTTCCTTTACATAACGGCGTCCCTCATTTTATCTACGGGAAGTTGTTCCGGAATACTCTTTTGTGGCTGTAGATAAAACCACAATACCGCATTGAACAAGGCTATACTGTAAATCGGGCCTCAAATCAACCATCATTAAGACATTAACAGAGACATAAGAGAGACTTTAGTGGACACCACGACGATGGCCACATGTATTGCTATCAAAGCATCAATCGATCTTCATGGCGTCCATGATGTTCTTGCCGTCGAGCTTGCTGGAGACCACGAGCTTCACATACTCCTCGACGCTGACACTCCTGTACCGCGGCTCCTCGTCTCCGACGGCCTCCTCCAGCGGCCCGTACATGGTGCCGAACTTCCCGCTGTGGAACGTCGCGATGGACATCCGCTCGTGGCGTGCGTTAACCACCGCCCTGTGCTCCACGCTCCTGTACTTCCCGTTGGTGAACACCTCAATCACGTCGCCGACGTTGACGACGAGGGCGCCGGGGAGCGGTGTGACCGGGACCCAGCCGCCTTTCCGCCTGATCTGCAGCCCGGGGACCTTGCTGACCTGCAGCAGCAGCGTCAGCCCGACGGCGTCCGAGTGCGGCGACAGGCCCAGCACGCTGTCCACATGCGCCTCCGGGCAAGGCGGGTAGTAGTTCATCCTCACTGACTGCGACGCCGCGAGCCTCGTCATGTCCGAGTGGTCTCTCACGCCCAGGTTCTCCGCCATGGCTCCCAGCAGCTCGCCTGCAACCCTTTGCACCTCTGCAGAGTAGTTCTCCAAGCAATTCCTGCCACAGCAAACAAATCAACATCTTACAACGGTGGCTACCTGCGGAAGCTTGACGATGATATGATTTTCTTATGTCAGCTGATTGTCCATGGGTTTTACTTACTTGAATGTGGAAGGGTTGGACGGCCAGAGGCGGAGATCGCGGTAGCTGGGCGGCTGCGTGAGGAGGAAGAACATGTCCGCCCAGTCGAGCGTCTGCTCCTCCGAGACGACGAACGCCTGGCCGTACCCCTCGATCTCTCCGGGCCGCTGCGCAAAGGCCGCCTTCTCCGCCAGCGGGAGCGCGAAGAATCCCATGACGTTCCTCTTCATCTCCTCCAGGGTCTCCTCGGGTATCCCGTGATTCACCACCTGGAAGAACCCCCAGTCCTCGCAGGCCGAGCGCAGCCTGGCGGCCTCCTCGTCCCGCCCGCCGGCGAGGTCGTCCGGACCGAGGAGCCGGCCGAGGTCGATGATGGGGACGTGCTCCTGTTCTTCGCCGGCAGGGGCGTCGGGGCGCAGGTCGGCCGTGTTGGGCTGAGGCCGCACGTAGCGGCGGAGGAGGGTGGGCGTGAGCGTGAGCTCGTCGGGGCGGCCGGCGAGGTCCTGCACGTTGGGCACGGGCAGCGAGCCGCCAAGGTTCCGCGGCTTGGGGTCGGCCATCAGATCAGATGAGGTTGATAGATTATTGTGCTTGCTGGCTGCTCATCTCGTCAGTGATTTATCTTGCAGTTGCAGGTGAAAGGCGGCCGGCACGTTTGTCTTGTCCGGGGTCCTGTGCTTGTGGCGTTCGCCACGTTGAGGAAGGAGACGAGATCGACCAACAAAACTGCGAGCTGGAGTATATTGCAATAGCTAATTGAGCTGTTGTGCAAATGCCAATAGAAAAAGTCTGAGATACCGACGCGGCAGCTACCACTTTGTTTGCTTGTAAAGAGGGGAAGGGAGTATCTAGAAGGAACATAATTGGTTTGATACCAAAAATTGGTTGATATCAAAAGTTGGCAATACCAACATTTGGCAAATGCCAAATATTGGCTAGTGCTTGGTTGGCTACCATGTTTACTTGCCAATCTTACAAGAAGTTGTCAATTTTTGGCAACTTTTGATATTGCCAATTTTTGTACAGTTAAATTTCACTATGAAAACAACTTTAAACGGTGCCCCTTAAAACAAGACAATGCATTTATTTCACTATATCTTTTGAATAAAATCAGTGAAATAATGAGTGTAGACAAGTGATACAAAAGAAATGTTCAGGCATATCAAAATGAATATCCGCGTATTTCAAAATAAACGTTCATGTATTTAAAGGAAATATCACGTCAAAGGAAAATTATTGTCTTGCAAAAAGAAATTTCACGTGTATCAAAATATGTTCTTATACTTCAAAAGAAATGTCCCTGTGTTTGAAAATAGATGATGTATCTTAGGATAAATATTCATATATCTTAAGTAAACTTGAACATGTTTAAAAAACACATGTTCCAAAAGAATTATCTCTGTATCTCATACAAAATATTATTGCATTCATGAAAACAAAGAATAAAAATGTAAATGGTAAATGAGTTTAAAATAGGGTAatataaaaaagaaaataaatgtGAAATTAGGGAAAAGTCAATAGAAAAAATATTGATATTTTACCTCCCTAATTGTTTGTTTCTAcaatttgggggggggggggggggtgatatGAGTCTGACACGGTCATTTATAACTAAAAAACAATGTATTTGCCATTTTGGCCGTTCTTTGAAAACGCGAAGAAAATCGATCGATTTAGACTTTGAAGAAAAGATGAAGAGGCGAAGTGTGCATGAAGCTTTGAGGCTGATAGTGGGGTGACATGGCCGGCTGTGGTGTCGCTAGCGTAGGCAAGGACGCTGTTTCCAAGGTGCGGGTGGTGGGCTTTTTGATTTTGACGCCACTTAGATTGGATGGCAACCTCGCTGGAGGTGGGGACGATTGGCCCATTCTGCAGATAAAGGACCCAGAGGCAACAATGTTGACATCGGGAGCAAAACTTCTCAAGCAGCTTGCAAATGAGGTGTTTCGTGCTTCACAAGGATGGAGGACTGGAGTTCTTTGACTCAGTGGCTGATTTCAGGGTCGAAGGCGGGAGGGAAACTTTTGGTCTATGGGTGTATATACACCCTATATG from Triticum urartu cultivar G1812 chromosome 3, Tu2.1, whole genome shotgun sequence encodes:
- the LOC125545598 gene encoding S-norcoclaurine synthase 1-like, giving the protein MADPKPRNLGGSLPVPNVQDLAGRPDELTLTPTLLRRYVRPQPNTADLRPDAPAGEEQEHVPIIDLGRLLGPDDLAGGRDEEAARLRSACEDWGFFQVVNHGIPEETLEEMKRNVMGFFALPLAEKAAFAQRPGEIEGYGQAFVVSEEQTLDWADMFFLLTQPPSYRDLRLWPSNPSTFKNCLENYSAEVQRVAGELLGAMAENLGVRDHSDMTRLAASQSVRMNYYPPCPEAHVDSVLGLSPHSDAVGLTLLLQVSKVPGLQIRRKGGWVPVTPLPGALVVNVGDVIEVFTNGKYRSVEHRAVVNARHERMSIATFHSGKFGTMYGPLEEAVGDEEPRYRSVSVEEYVKLVVSSKLDGKNIMDAMKID